The proteins below are encoded in one region of Oncorhynchus masou masou isolate Uvic2021 chromosome 15, UVic_Omas_1.1, whole genome shotgun sequence:
- the LOC135556712 gene encoding zinc finger protein 609-like has translation MESPVSTPPLHLMAPVGHSNDSIASPCEQIMVRTRSVASNTTDMALATEPECLGPCEPGTSVNLEGIVWQETEDGMLVVNVTWRNKTYVGTLLDCTRHNWAPPRFCESPTSDLEMRNGRGRGKRMRPNGNTPVNENSNSSDNKGSGTSKTRAANSSSKSRRGTPPNSNAEDVKASPSSANKRKNKPASDMEPNSSSEDTKGSKRMRTNSNSGPGGVPQPPHIVLPGKPSIKMESLPPQQLDRNCPSPVLIDCPHPNCNKKYKHINGLKYHQARAHNDDDIKLDMDGDSEYGEDSTLHPDPSSCNGASISQKGCLSPARSVTPKGRGFEAQTPSPSSGKFGSKQGKKKPCEVDLEAGGMPMDGCEDGPCLTDEASNDGVDDKKDKAKKTGSGSKADKLAQKGMKLTRPIPPTIPPQQLYSAGGFPAASPGSTPAISSAVQSIPKSPQLKAIQPKPSALGDPSSVNPALSGSKDKKKKDKKKKEAGKEGDSPKGKGGKPEEGKSPYSESSDPGSKGDGLLNGSSDPHQSRLASIKAEADKIYSFTDNAPSPSIGVASRIEAGGMAQPLTPIHVVTQNGADNSSVKTNSPAYSDISDAGEDGEGRVEGVKGVKSEEQATREGAKKSLFPAQTASKESPYYPGYENYYSPNYANPNPSPGVSATGGTQQEGAQVKVKKEEQEERKVKQEQQEERKVQQEERKPEIGTSGPGQQQQQQASVIQQRSNMYMQPLYYNQYAYVPPYAYHPDQAYHNHLLNTNPAYRQQYDERQRQVVAEQHRAAEKKSDAAGKEREREGSSGKERGEEWKQKALVPPTLSKAPSVTDLGKGGPPQGKPPKEPSSSSEQTKSSVIMPKGEDAKAPAQQAEGLKMKLSEGGHHGKGDEPKAGMESGRPSAMEQAMWYRQEPDSRLWPYLYPSKYPEAQKPQDVERHRERDRDRGERDRDRKGKEGRDERARPKDPTPKEESKEGVEPRLSLALEEHRGVGKDPRATAGHMQFSSPMAQHQGYMPYMHGAYAYGQGYDPSHPGYRGMPSVMMQNYPGSYYSFSPYGSKMGPGEEGGEKAARASPTVSVKSSSEAKALDILQQHASQYKSKSPTVGDKTSHERERERAVAERERDLDRPRSSPSQRIMPSHHHLGYPLLSGQYDLSYATGLSSSAIVASQQASSPSMYPPARR, from the exons GTTCTGTGAGTCCCCCACCAGTGACTTAGAGATGAGGAACGGCCGGGGCCGGGGGAAGAGGATGAGGCCTAACGGAAACACACCCGTCAACGAGAACAGCAACTCGTCGGACAACAAGGGAAGCGGCACCAGCAAGACGCGCGCCGCCAACAGCAGCAGCAAGAGCCGGCGGGGCACGCCGCCCAACAGCAACGCAGAAGACGTCAAAGCCAGCCCTTCGTCGGCTAACAAGCGCAAGAACAAGCCCGCCTCAGACATGGAGCCCAACTCCAGCTCGGAGGACACCAAGGGCAGCAAACGCATGCGCACCAACTCCAACAGCGGCCCTGGAGGAGTGCCCCAGCCGCCTCACATCGTCCTCCCTGGCAAACCCAGCATAAAGATGGAGTCACTGCCCCCACAGCAACTCGACCGCAACTGCCCTTCGCCGGTGCTCATTGACTGCCCACACCCCAACTGCAACAAGAAGTACAAGCACATTAATGGCCTCAAGTACCACCAGGCCCGTGCCCACAATGATGATGACATCAAGCTGGACATGGACGGGGACAGTGAGTACGGGGAGGACTCTACGCTCCACCCCGATCCGAGCAGCTGCAATGGGGCCTCCATCTCTCAAAAGGGCTGCTTGTCACCGGCTCGCTCAGTCACGCCCAAGGGTAGGGGCTTTGAGGCTCAGACTCCGTCGCCCTCCTCGGGTAAGTTTGGCTCCAAGCAGGGTAAAAAGAAGCCCTGCGAGGTCGATCTAGAGGCAGGGGGCATGCCCATGGATGGCTGTGAGGACGGGCCCTGCCTAACGGACGAGGCCAGCAACGACGGCGTGGACGACAAAAAGGACAAAGCCAAGAAGACGGGTAGCGGCTCCAAGGCAGACAAGCTGGCCCAGAAGGGCATGAAGTTAACGCGGCCCATCCCCCCGACCATACCACCTCAGCAGCTCTACTCGGCAGGCGGCTTCCCTGCGGCTAGCCCTGGCTCCACCCCTGCCATTAGTTCAGCAGTTCAGTCTATCCCCAAGAGCCCGCAGCTGAAAGCCATCCAGCCCAAGCCCTCGGCCCTGGGAGATCCCTCGTCTGTGAACCCAGCGCTGAGCGGCTCCAAGGACAAGAAGAAGAAAgacaagaagaagaaggaggcaggaaaggagggagatagccccaaagggaaagggggaaagcCAGAGGAAGGCAAGAGCCCGTACTCTGAATCTTCGGACCCGGGGAGCAAAGGCGACGGGCTGCTGAACGGCTCATCAGACCCCCACCAGAGCCGGCTGGCCAGCATCAAGGCCGAGGCGGACAAGATCTACAGCTTCACCGACAACGCTCCCAGTCCCTCAATCGGTGTGGCCAGCAGGATAGAGGCTGGAGGCATGGCCCAGCCCCTCACCCCAATCCATGTGGTCACACAGAATGGAGCCGACAACTCCTCGGTGAAGACCAACAGCCCGGCCTACTCTGACATCTCAGACGCGGGCGAGGATGGCGAGGGCCGGGTGGAGGGCGTCAAGGGAGTCAAGTCCGAGGAGCAGGCCACCCGAGAGGGGGCCAAGAAGTCCCTGTTCCCTGCCCAAACAGCCAGCAAGGAGTCCCCCTACTATCCCGGCTACGAAAATTATTACTCCCCAAACTacgccaaccctaaccctagcccggGGGTGTCGGCCACTGGGGGCACACAACAGGAGGGGGCCCAGGTCAAGGTGAAaaaagaggagcaggaggagcgtAAGGTCaagcaggagcagcaggaggagcgTAAGGTCCAGCAGGAGGAGCGTAAGCCCGAGATAGGTACCTCTGGACCggggcaacagcagcagcaacaggccTCGGTCATCCAGCAGCGCTCCAACATGTATATGCAGCCTCTCTACTACAACCAGTATGCCTACGTTCCCCCGTACGCCTACCACCCGGACCAGGCCTACCACAACCACCTGCTGAATACCAACCCGGCCTACCGGCAGCAGTACGATGAGCGGCAGAGGCAGGTGGTAGCCGAGCAGCACCGCGCCGCAGAGAAGAAATCAGACGCTGCTGGAAaggagcgagagcgagagggctcctcagggaaggagaggggtgaagaaTGGAAGCAGAAGGCTTTGGTGCCCCCCACCCTGTCCAAGGCTCCCAGTGTCACAGACCTGGGAAAAGGCGGGCCGCCCCAGGGCAAGCCGCCCAAAGAGCCCTCGTCCTCCTCGGAGCAGACCAAGTCATCGGTCATCATGCCCAAGGGGGAGGACGCCAAGGCGCCGGCCCAGCAGGCTGAGGGGCTGAAGATGAAGCTGAGTGAAGGAGGGCACCACGGGAAGGGGGATGAACCCAAGGCGGGCATGGAGTCCGGCAGGCCCTCGGCCATGGAACAGGCCATGTGGTACAGACAG GAGCCTGACTCGCGGCTGTGGCCTTACCTCTACCCCAGCAAATACCCTGAGGCCCAGAAACCACAGGACGTGGAGCGccacagggaaagagacagagaccgaggagagcgggacagagacCGAAAGGGCAAGGAGGGCAGGGACGAGAGAGCTCGGCCCAAAGACCCCACTCCGAAGGAGGAGAGCAAAGAGGGGGTTGAGCCCCGGTTGTCTTTGGCCTTGGAGGAACACCGGGGGGTGGGAAAGGACCCAAGGGCCACCGCTGGCCACATGCAGTTCTCCTCTCCCATGGCCCAGCACCAAGGCTACATGCCTTACATGCATGGAGCCTACGCCTACGGCCAGGGCTATGACCCCAGCCACCCGGGCTACCGTGGGATGCCATCAGTCATGATGCAGAACTACCCTG GGTCCTACTACTCATTCTCCCCCTATGGCAGTAAGATGGGGCCGGGCGAGGAAGGCGGCGAGAAGGCGGCGCGAGCCAGCCCCACGGTCAGTGTCAAGTCGTCCTCCGAGGCCAAGGCCCTGGACATCCTTCAGCAGCACGCCAGCCAGTACAAGAGCAAGTCGCCCACGGTCGGCGACAAGACCTCGCATGAAAGGGAACGGGAGCGTGCTGTGGCCGAGCGCGAGCGAGACTTGGACCGGCCGCGTTCCTCTCCCTCACAGCGCATCATGCCTTCCCATCACCACCTGGGCTACCCGCTGCTCTCGGGGCAGTACGACCTGTCCTACGCCACAG GTCTCTCTTCATCAGCCATAGTTGCCAGTCAAcaagcctcctccccctccatgtaCCCCCCTGCACGGAGATGA